Genomic segment of Bacteroidales bacterium:
AAGGATTCAAAATCGAATAAATTAGATGAAAGATAAATTGTAGTAAGATTTGTAAGTGCAGATAAATCGGATAAACCGGTAAGTTCATTATTAGAGATTGATAAATAAGTTAATGATATGAGATTCGATAAGTCTGGTAGGTTACCGCTAAATTGATTATTCCTAAGACTTAATTTGGTTAATTTGTTTAGCTGATTAATTCCGGAAGGAATTACGCCATCTAAATTATTGTTTCTGAGATATAATATTTCAAGTTTGCTTAAGTTTTCCATCTCCGCAGGAATAGTTCCCGTAAGTTGATTGTTAGATAAATACAGCTCTTTTAGACTGCTAAGAGTTCCTATTTCAGCAGGAATAGTTCCTGTTAATTTATTGTCTTCAAGGGATAAGAAATTAAGAGAGTCTAAATCTCCAATGGAAGTTGGAATTGTTCCTGTTAGGTTGTTTTCTTCCAAATCGATAGAGATTACTCTACCGTTAGAAATACTTACACCCCACCAGCGAGAAATGGGTTCTTCAGATAACCAATTGTCTGGGGTATCATTATATCCAATATGCGAATACCATTTGTCTCCATCTGTATTTTGATATAAATCTGCTAAAGCTAAAGAATCGGATAAAATAACGCCTCCATGTAAATCGCCAATAATGACAGATTCACTTTCTAAGCTTAAATCCGGCCAGTTTGGATGGCTTGCTACATAATCATAAACGCCAATCTCATTATCTGCAACAATAATACTATCGTTAGTTTCCCCATTAATAGTTTGAGCATCTCTTTGCCATTGAAAAGTAGTTCCGTTGTACGTATATGTAGAACTTAAAGTGTATTCTGAGCCCGATAGACTTTTCTCAATGGGTAATTTTATTTTTTGATTTTCATAACTAATATTAACATTATCTTGGTTTATATTGGCTAATTCTAAATCCTCAAAATCGAGCATATTGTATTCAACGCCTAAATACCGAAGATTGGTAAAGCCGGAAAAATCAATTAAAGAAGTAAATGCATTATCAGATAAATAAATACGTTCTAATGCCGTAAGATTAATCATTTCGGGGAATAAAGCTCCTGAGAAATCATTTTCAGAAAGTTCTAAACGAGAAAGCATACTGAGATTTCCAAGGGTTGCAGGGATTGTTCCCGATAATTCATTCTGACCTAATAATAATTCTTCCAAAATGCTGAGGTTTCCTATTTCTTCGGGAATACTTCCTGAGAATTGATTATCCGATAGTGTTAACTCTGTTAGCTTCGTTAGGTTTCCTATACTTGTTGGGATATTTCCCGAAAAGCCATCCCCGTGTAATATTAGTCGACTAAGTTCGGTTAAATTTCCAATCTCATCGGGTAAGTTACCTGTAAGGAGAGGGTCCCCAATAATTATTAGATCTGTTAGTGCACTTAGGTTGCCTATCTCAACGGGGAGTGTCCCCTCTAAATTGTTGGCGTAAAAACTAAGTTCTTTGACTCTGTCTTCTGCAACAGTAACTCCTATCCATTCCGAGATAGGTTCTGAGCTGAGCCAGTTGGTGCTTCTTTCCCAGTTATTACCTCCGGTAGCTTCGTAAAATTTGATTAGAGTAAGAGAATCTTGTTCGCGTTGAGCAAAGATAGATGATGATATAAAAATTAGACTAATAAATAGGAGCGATAATTTTTTCATAATGTCGGGTATGTGTGATAAGTGAATAATTTTATAGCCATAAAATTACCTAATTTATTAAAATAATTTAATTTTTTCATTAATTTATAATTTATACTTTTGTAATTCTTTTGTAACCAAATAGATAAAGAAATAGTATACTTAATAAAATACGATTTTATGAAAAGGAATAACTCTTTGTTTTTAGTGGGAATTATTTTTATGTTTACTTTTTTGGCTTGCACTAAAAATACAGAAGAGTTAATAGATGACCCCTTGAATGTTCAATTTTTTAATGACTCTAATTCAGATTTTTCAATTAAAGTTATAGAAATACGTTCTCGTGGATTAATTGGTGAAGAGAATCAGGAAATGGGAGAGTGGGGAAATAATTTATTGGCAGGTGGTTTGATTTTAGACCCAGGGTCTTCTACTTCATTTGTTTTGAATATTCCTACATACGAATGGAGCGAATATCGTATTGGGGTTATTGATGGAAACGGGAATACAGAAATGGTATTACCAAATCCACTTATTGGTGTTCAGGGGGCATTACCTATTAGCCATTTGGAAAGCAACGATAGAAAGGTTAGCATTGAAGTAAAGTATGATGAAAGCAAAGACGCAATTTATATTGCTAGCTGGAGCGATTTTGCTAGATAAACAGATTTGTAATAATTTTTGGTTATAACATTTTTAAATGATTTGCCTAAATTATATTTTTTCTGTAAACTTGTTGTACAAAAGAGTATGTATAAATAAAAACTTCTTATCATGAAAACAAAATTATTTTCACTTGTAGCTTTAATTCTTATTTTCTTTACATTTTCTTCTTGTGACAAGACTACAGAGGGAGATGATGCAGATGATGCACTTTATGTGCAGTTTTTTAATGATGTTAATTCCGAATACACAATTACTACCATTGAGATTAGATCAAGAGGGCTAACTCAAGAGGCTAATCAGCCAATAGGAGAGTGGGGAAGTAATTTATTAACAGGAGGTTTAACTTTGGCTCCCGGAGAATCAACTTTTTTTACTCTACCAATTCCAAATTTACATTGGAGCGAATATCGCATTGGTGTTGATAATGGAGGAACAACGGTAATGGTTGGATATAATGAAAATGTTAGTGTTGGTTCGGAATTACCCATAACTCATTGGGGGAGTGATGATAGAACTGTTAGCGTTTTAGTAAAATACAATGCTACATACGATGTTATTTATATCAGCGGCTGGAGCGATTTTGCAGGAATCGATTAGCATTTGATTTGTATGTGTTTTTTTATTTATGCAGGTTTTATAATTTCTGTTAAATGTAAATTGATTTCTCTAATCATAATTAGTTAAACTTATCTATAGTAATAATTTTAGTAAGTTTTTTTATCGGTTTCTCGAAAAATGAATATTTCGTTGCTAATTCAAATAGTGTAACGGTAATAATAGCAATGCATATGCCTAGGGTTACATCAATTATATAATGATGACCTGAATAAACAGCAGAAAACCAAATCCCTAACATAAATATGGCAAATAATACATTTATCCATCCTAAACGTTTTTTTATAGCATAAAAAAGTACAATTACAGGATAGGATGCGTGTAATGAAGGCATTGCAGCTAAAACATTTGCATTTTTATTATAAATATTTGCAAAGACGGGAATTCCTACTAATTCATCAAATCTTGCCAATCCGGCTCTATTCCCGGGTATACCAAAATGTAAATCGAAACCATAAAGTTCTACGTACCAAGGGGGAGCAGCAGGGTAAATATAATAAATTGAAAATCCCACTAGGTTAACAAGTAAAAAAGCTATAGAAAATTTAAGAAAAAGATATTTATCTTTGATAAACAAATATATACCAAAACCAATTGGTACAGGCATCCAATTTATATAGAAAAAGCCCGAAATAAAATCCATAAATTTATTACTGATTCTAGCAAAATATTCATTGGGAGTTAATAATTCCCCATTAAAATTAATCCCAAACAAATACTTCTCAAAGAGATACGGCTCTTTGATGTGAACTGTAGATACTTCGTAATTAGGTATAATTCTCATAGAATCATAAATAATCCAAAAAATAATAAATATTGAAAAGCCTATAACTATTCTTCGACTAGTATCGAAAGAATAAAACATTACTACCCACAAAACTACGAGAAAATAATGCTCCGGTCTAATTCCTCCAATGATATTGGTCCATAATAAGTAAATAATAACAATTAAGCTATTAGTTAGTATATTTGTTTTTGTAAATCTTTGAAACTCCATAGATTATTTCAGTATTCAATCAGTGTATCTCTTCTCGTAACAACTCTTTCTAGTTTTACTATCCTCACCAAACAATTCTATATATTTAACTTTTGGCCAGAATCCTGAATTATCAGCAAAAATATACAAATGTTTCAATCGTGATGGTTTGTTATTAATTAAGGTATAGATAACCGCTTTAAAAGGAGCTTCTTGAACCAATTGAAAATCTCTTTCATCATCAGCTACAAGTTTAATTTTATATTTATTCTCCTTGGTTTCAATCTTAGTGCTTTTGACACCATAGGCAAAGAGTTTTTCAATATCTCGCAATTCCATTCTTCGTCCGTCTTCTTCATACCGAATCCAGTAAACATCTACGGGTTTATCTTCAACTAAATCCCCCTTTTCATCAAAATTAGCCGTGTAAACAATGGTATTACTATTATGGTTTCGCTGTATATAAAACAGCATTTCTTCACTTTCCGGAGGTGTAGGATAATTGCTTCGCTCGGTATCATTTACGGATACTAAGCCAAACAAAACAATCATTATGCTGAACGTCAACTTCATAAATGCTACTATAATAAGTTCTCTTTTTTATACCAAGCTATTGTTTCCCGAACGCCTTTTTCTAAGTTATATTCTGGTTTAAAACCAAAATCGCTTACTGTAGCACTACTATCGCACAGCCAGTTTTTACAACTTATTTCTTTGTATTTCTCGGAATTTAAAGTTGCTACTTTCCCAAAAGCACAAGATAATTTCCCATTGATAAGTGCTATTAGCTTCACCAATTGTTTTGGGAATACGATACGGATAGTCTTTTTATTTAAGACCTGCTTAATAATAGCATTGAATTTTAATGCGGTGTGATTCTCCAAATCAGATAGGAAATAAGATTTATTTACCGTATTGGATTCTAAAGCATCAAATATGAGACGTGTTAAATCTTTAATATAGATTAATGAAATATATTGTTCTGTTGATCCGATAAAGGTTTCGAGTCCTTGATTTATGGTTTTGAACAAAACATAGAAATCTTTTTCTCGGGGGCCGTAAACACCTGTTGGTCTAAAGATTAGGTGAGGAATGTTTCCAAATGATTTAAGAAACTGCTCTGCCTTAAGCTTACTTTTTCCGTATAATGAATCTGGATTTGGTAAATCCGTATCTTTTATGGCTTGTAGCGTAAGCTCATCGCCTGGTCCATAAGCAGCAAGACTACTTATATAAATAAATTTTTCGGGAATAATATTTAGTTCCGATAAAGCTTCAATAAGATTCTTGGTTATTTGAACATTAACTTTTTCAAAATCAGATGTATTACAAGATTTTGTTAATCCGGCATTGTGTATGATATAATCAAACTTTCCGTATTTATTTTTATAATTAATTAAGGTTTTTTTTATGGCATATTTATCAGCCAAATTAGATTCAAAAAATACAAGTTCGGGCTGTTTCAGATAGGCTCTACTACTTGAAGCGCGTACGCCAGCAAAGACTTCAAATTCTCGCTTTATAGCCTCTTCAACTAAGAAACTACCGATAAATCCGCTAGCGCCTGTGATTAGTACTCTTTTCATATTTCTTTTTTAATATAACATCTTCTTTTTAAATGTTGACGAATCTCATAATCTTTGAACATTAAAAATGCGCTTTTGTTATCCTCAAGTGCATGACTAGAAATAGCGATTTCAATATCGTTATCAATATACGCTTGCATCATATTTGTGTAAAAAATTGCTACAACTCCTTTATTTTGATATTCAGGTTTTACGGCTTGTAACAGCATATCTACTTTGTTGTTTTTACGAAGTGCCTTTAAAACATGGATAAAGCCAGTAGGGAAAAGCTTTCCGTTTGCTTTTTGCAATGCTTCTGACAATGAAAGTATTGAAAGCCCGAACCCGGCGACTTCATCATTTTCATCCAAAACAAAACAAACATATTTCACATCAATGGCGGAGAAATAATCTTTGGTGTACCGTTCTATTTGCTTATCGGTTAAAGGAACAAATCCGTATAAAGATTTAAATGCCTCATTTAAAGTATAAAACATGCTTTTAGCATAAGGAAGTAAATCTTTTGGCTTTTTTGTTTCTAGTATTTTCAGATTATATTTTTTCAATACCAACGAAGATATTCTTTTTAGTTTTTCGGGTACTTTATCTGGTATTTTGATCTCAAATTGAACCCAGTCGGTATCTTTGGAATAACCCAGTTTTTCGAGGTGAACAGGATAATAAGGGTAGTTATAAATGGTGGCTTGTGTAGCAATCTCATTAAAACCCTCAATTAGCATTCCTTCCAAATCCATATCGGAAAAACCTAGAGGACCATGCACGGCAGTCATTCCTTTTTGTCTTGCCCAGTTTTCAACGGTTTTAATAA
This window contains:
- a CDS encoding DUF4833 domain-containing protein; this encodes MKLTFSIMIVLFGLVSVNDTERSNYPTPPESEEMLFYIQRNHNSNTIVYTANFDEKGDLVEDKPVDVYWIRYEEDGRRMELRDIEKLFAYGVKSTKIETKENKYKIKLVADDERDFQLVQEAPFKAVIYTLINNKPSRLKHLYIFADNSGFWPKVKYIELFGEDSKTRKSCYEKRYTD
- a CDS encoding NAD(P)-dependent oxidoreductase — protein: MKRVLITGASGFIGSFLVEEAIKREFEVFAGVRASSSRAYLKQPELVFFESNLADKYAIKKTLINYKNKYGKFDYIIHNAGLTKSCNTSDFEKVNVQITKNLIEALSELNIIPEKFIYISSLAAYGPGDELTLQAIKDTDLPNPDSLYGKSKLKAEQFLKSFGNIPHLIFRPTGVYGPREKDFYVLFKTINQGLETFIGSTEQYISLIYIKDLTRLIFDALESNTVNKSYFLSDLENHTALKFNAIIKQVLNKKTIRIVFPKQLVKLIALINGKLSCAFGKVATLNSEKYKEISCKNWLCDSSATVSDFGFKPEYNLEKGVRETIAWYKKENLL
- a CDS encoding inositol phosphorylceramide synthase, which codes for MEFQRFTKTNILTNSLIVIIYLLWTNIIGGIRPEHYFLVVLWVVMFYSFDTSRRIVIGFSIFIIFWIIYDSMRIIPNYEVSTVHIKEPYLFEKYLFGINFNGELLTPNEYFARISNKFMDFISGFFYINWMPVPIGFGIYLFIKDKYLFLKFSIAFLLVNLVGFSIYYIYPAAPPWYVELYGFDLHFGIPGNRAGLARFDELVGIPVFANIYNKNANVLAAMPSLHASYPVIVLFYAIKKRLGWINVLFAIFMLGIWFSAVYSGHHYIIDVTLGICIAIITVTLFELATKYSFFEKPIKKLTKIITIDKFN
- a CDS encoding N-acetyltransferase, whose product is MENILVKEVVSKSDLKKFIVFPDKLYKGNKYRVPQLHMYEKAALMPEKNPAFEFCEAKYWLAYKNKKIVGRIAAIINHKSNEIWNEKHMRFGWIDFIDDIEVSSLLIKTVENWARQKGMTAVHGPLGFSDMDLEGMLIEGFNEIATQATIYNYPYYPVHLEKLGYSKDTDWVQFEIKIPDKVPEKLKRISSLVLKKYNLKILETKKPKDLLPYAKSMFYTLNEAFKSLYGFVPLTDKQIERYTKDYFSAIDVKYVCFVLDENDEVAGFGLSILSLSEALQKANGKLFPTGFIHVLKALRKNNKVDMLLQAVKPEYQNKGVVAIFYTNMMQAYIDNDIEIAISSHALEDNKSAFLMFKDYEIRQHLKRRCYIKKEI
- a CDS encoding leucine-rich repeat domain-containing protein, which produces MKKLSLLFISLIFISSSIFAQREQDSLTLIKFYEATGGNNWERSTNWLSSEPISEWIGVTVAEDRVKELSFYANNLEGTLPVEIGNLSALTDLIIIGDPLLTGNLPDEIGNLTELSRLILHGDGFSGNIPTSIGNLTKLTELTLSDNQFSGSIPEEIGNLSILEELLLGQNELSGTIPATLGNLSMLSRLELSENDFSGALFPEMINLTALERIYLSDNAFTSLIDFSGFTNLRYLGVEYNMLDFEDLELANINQDNVNISYENQKIKLPIEKSLSGSEYTLSSTYTYNGTTFQWQRDAQTINGETNDSIIVADNEIGVYDYVASHPNWPDLSLESESVIIGDLHGGVILSDSLALADLYQNTDGDKWYSHIGYNDTPDNWLSEEPISRWWGVSISNGRVISIDLEENNLTGTIPTSIGDLDSLNFLSLEDNKLTGTIPAEIGTLSSLKELYLSNNQLTGTIPAEMENLSKLEILYLRNNNLDGVIPSGINQLNKLTKLSLRNNQFSGNLPDLSNLISLTYLSISNNELTGLSDLSALTNLTTIYLSSNLFDFESFEVTQIDWSTDGFHYSPQNYQLPHSEQISGSNITLSVNYDYAGTTYQWYKDKQPILNETTKTLTIADSNEGVYQCKANHNNLPELTLETEVYINGELHGGVLLSDSLALVAFYNSTNGDTWTDNTNWLSNEPIDDWEGIVVENGRVNNLALTENNLIGNLPLEIGDLTYLNKIILWDNMLSGNIPSEIGNLKSIEGLYLNNNQLSGSIPTTIGEMKNLTDIWLDNNNLTGEIPSEIGNIAGLQRFYADGNQLTGTIPVSFGQLQELYVLLLDRNQLSGSLPIEMANMSDLRIFRINDNKFNDLTDLSALPELFDCQVQNNLLDFESIDKAQIDWGGYYSKYDPQNLILPILESNDGTNYTFEVDYTYAGVTYQWYKNDILIDGETNQSISFPMTELGDYYCLVDYANLPDLTLKSETISITTVRIEKPGAFVSKVFPNPTFDYLKIQIEKPLENTAFLELKSITGNTVLTQNVGNKTQIKLQLSHLSKGIYFLKIRNGEETFVQKIILK